From the Pseudoxanthobacter soli DSM 19599 genome, one window contains:
- the cas2 gene encoding CRISPR-associated endonuclease Cas2, whose amino-acid sequence MLVLVTYDVRTSEGDGGARLRAVAKACRDYGQRVQYSVFEIEVDPAQWTRLKARLEGLIRPESDSLRYYYLGANGRRKIEHVGAKPAVDLDGPLIV is encoded by the coding sequence ATGCTCGTGCTGGTCACCTATGATGTACGAACCTCGGAAGGCGATGGCGGCGCCCGCCTGCGCGCGGTTGCGAAAGCATGCCGAGACTATGGGCAGCGTGTGCAGTATTCGGTGTTTGAGATTGAGGTGGATCCGGCCCAGTGGACGCGGCTGAAAGCGCGTCTTGAAGGTCTGATCAGGCCGGAGAGCGACAGTCTGCGCTACTACTACCTCGGCGCGAACGGCCGGAGAAAGATCGAGCACGTCGGCGCCAAGCCGGCAGTGGATCTGGACGGCCCCCTCATTGTCTGA
- a CDS encoding DUF1349 domain-containing protein, with protein MTNVDLGTGRWLNEPARWSIASGTLHLATDAATDFWRETHYGFIRDNGHFLGFTTGEAFTAEVRVKGEYPSLYDQAGLMVRIDETRWVKAGVEFSDGQLNLSVVVTDGRSDWSVTRPDGDVTDVRLRLTVKGGALRVQASTDGTIWPLLRLAPFPAAPTYQVGPMACTPERAGLEIAFSDFRILPPTERDLHDLS; from the coding sequence ATGACCAACGTCGATCTCGGCACTGGCCGTTGGCTCAACGAGCCGGCCCGCTGGTCCATTGCCTCCGGCACCCTGCATCTGGCGACGGATGCGGCGACCGATTTCTGGCGTGAAACCCATTACGGCTTCATCCGCGACAACGGCCATTTTCTCGGCTTTACGACCGGCGAGGCATTCACCGCGGAAGTTCGGGTCAAGGGCGAGTACCCCTCACTCTACGACCAGGCCGGCCTGATGGTGCGGATCGACGAAACGCGATGGGTCAAGGCGGGGGTCGAGTTCTCCGATGGCCAGCTCAATCTCAGCGTGGTGGTCACCGACGGCCGCTCCGACTGGTCGGTGACGCGGCCGGATGGAGATGTCACCGACGTGCGATTGCGCCTCACTGTGAAGGGCGGTGCCCTACGGGTGCAGGCCTCCACCGACGGCACGATATGGCCGCTGCTGCGCCTCGCTCCGTTTCCGGCGGCGCCCACCTATCAGGTCGGGCCGATGGCCTGCACGCCGGAACGAGCCGGTCTGGAAATCGCCTTTTCGGATTTCCGCATTCTGCCGCCGACCGAGCGCGACCTGCACGACCTTTCATGA
- a CDS encoding RbsD/FucU family protein yields the protein MLIGIDPILNPDILHALRAMGHGDEVVIADGSFPAETVARRLVRMEASDMPRMLRAVLSVLPIDESEPDPVLGMEVIGEPDTLMPAHREIATILGEVTGGAVSLKRIERYAFYERAKQAFAVIATGERLFYGNVIIRKGTVA from the coding sequence ATGCTGATCGGCATCGACCCGATACTGAATCCGGACATTCTCCATGCCTTGCGCGCGATGGGCCACGGCGACGAAGTCGTCATCGCCGATGGCAGCTTCCCCGCCGAAACCGTGGCGCGCCGGCTGGTGCGCATGGAAGCGAGCGACATGCCGCGCATGCTGCGCGCGGTCTTGAGCGTGCTCCCGATCGATGAATCCGAGCCCGACCCGGTGCTGGGCATGGAGGTCATCGGCGAGCCCGACACCTTGATGCCCGCGCACCGGGAGATCGCCACCATTCTCGGCGAGGTGACGGGCGGCGCCGTCAGTCTCAAGCGCATCGAACGCTACGCCTTCTACGAGCGCGCGAAGCAGGCCTTCGCGGTGATCGCGACGGGAGAGCGACTGTTCTACGGCAACGTCATCATCCGCAAGGGAACGGTGGCCTGA
- a CDS encoding fumarylacetoacetate hydrolase family protein, whose protein sequence is MKLLRYGPAGQERPGLLDGEGLIRDLSSVVPDISGKTLSRAGIEALRRLDTAALPLVADPVRIGPCVAGVGNFIAVGLNYADHARESGLPIPAEPVLFNKAPSSISGPNDPIVVPPGSSKLDWEVEIAMVIGEAAYDLPEADAPDVIAGYCVCHDVSERAFQNERGGQWTKGKSSPGFGPLGPYLVTADAIAEPQDLTLWLDVNGVRMQSGSTATMIFGLHFLVSYISRFMRLEPGDVITTGTPPGVGMGRHPPRYLKAGDRVELGITGLGTQRQQVLAHG, encoded by the coding sequence TTGAAACTGTTGCGTTACGGTCCGGCCGGCCAGGAGCGTCCCGGCTTGCTAGATGGCGAAGGCCTCATACGGGATCTCTCGTCCGTTGTTCCCGACATATCGGGTAAGACGCTGTCGCGCGCGGGTATCGAGGCCTTGAGGCGCCTCGATACCGCCGCGTTGCCGCTGGTTGCGGATCCTGTGCGGATTGGTCCCTGCGTCGCCGGCGTCGGCAACTTCATCGCCGTCGGGCTCAACTATGCCGACCATGCCCGCGAGAGCGGCCTGCCCATTCCAGCCGAGCCGGTGCTGTTCAACAAGGCGCCGTCTTCAATCTCCGGGCCGAACGATCCGATCGTCGTGCCGCCGGGATCGAGCAAGCTCGATTGGGAGGTGGAGATCGCGATGGTCATCGGCGAGGCCGCCTATGATCTCCCTGAAGCTGACGCGCCGGATGTCATCGCCGGCTATTGCGTCTGCCACGATGTTTCCGAGCGTGCCTTCCAGAACGAGCGCGGCGGGCAGTGGACAAAGGGCAAGAGCAGCCCGGGCTTCGGCCCGCTCGGTCCCTATCTGGTCACGGCGGACGCCATCGCCGAGCCGCAGGACCTGACCCTCTGGCTCGACGTCAACGGCGTGCGGATGCAGTCGGGCTCCACCGCCACCATGATCTTCGGGCTCCATTTTCTCGTGTCCTACATCTCGCGCTTCATGCGGCTCGAACCGGGAGACGTCATCACAACCGGCACGCCGCCCGGCGTCGGCATGGGGCGGCATCCTCCGCGCTATCTGAAGGCCGGCGACCGCGTCGAACTCGGCATTACCGGGCTCGGCACCCAGCGTCAGCAGGTGCTGGCCCATGGTTGA
- the cas7c gene encoding type I-C CRISPR-associated protein Cas7/Csd2, producing MTTLANRYDFTLIFDVENGNPNGDPDAGNMPRLDPETNKGLVSDVSLKRKVRNYIELAKGGQDGFHIYVEEGAILNEKHRQAYKALRPDDPKASKDAKLNPRDDAEAVKLRDFMCRNFFDVRTFGAVMSTGINCGQVKGPVQMTFASSVEPIMPLEISITRMAATNEAEKKQKAEGDDSSDRTDNRTMGRKHIVPYGLYVAHGFISAKFAERTGFSESDLDLLFEALTGMFEHDRAAARGQMATRKLIVFKHEHPMGNAPAHALFDRIRIGRNVDGEFREIDDKRIGNEPPARKFTDYIVTIDRENLPAGVEIIERL from the coding sequence ATGACCACGCTCGCCAATCGCTATGACTTCACGCTGATCTTCGATGTCGAGAACGGCAATCCGAACGGGGATCCTGATGCGGGAAACATGCCGCGTCTCGATCCCGAGACCAACAAGGGTCTGGTGAGCGACGTCAGCCTGAAACGCAAGGTTCGCAATTACATCGAGCTGGCCAAAGGCGGCCAGGACGGCTTCCACATCTATGTGGAGGAAGGCGCCATTCTGAACGAGAAGCACCGTCAGGCCTATAAGGCGCTGCGGCCGGACGACCCGAAGGCGAGCAAGGATGCCAAGCTGAACCCCAGGGACGACGCCGAGGCGGTGAAGCTGCGCGACTTCATGTGCCGCAATTTCTTCGATGTGCGCACCTTCGGCGCGGTCATGTCCACCGGCATCAATTGCGGGCAGGTGAAGGGACCGGTGCAGATGACCTTCGCCTCCTCCGTCGAGCCGATCATGCCGCTTGAGATTTCCATCACGCGCATGGCGGCGACCAATGAGGCCGAGAAGAAGCAGAAGGCGGAGGGCGACGATTCCAGCGATCGTACCGACAACCGCACCATGGGCCGCAAGCACATCGTGCCCTATGGGCTTTATGTGGCCCATGGTTTCATCTCGGCCAAGTTCGCCGAGCGGACCGGCTTTTCGGAAAGCGATCTCGACCTCCTGTTCGAGGCTCTGACCGGCATGTTCGAGCATGATCGCGCCGCCGCGCGCGGGCAGATGGCCACCCGCAAACTGATCGTGTTCAAGCACGAGCACCCCATGGGCAACGCCCCCGCCCACGCCCTGTTCGATCGCATCAGGATCGGCCGCAACGTGGATGGCGAGTTCCGGGAAATCGACGACAAGCGGATCGGCAATGAGCCCCCTGCCCGCAAATTCACCGACTACATCGTGACCATCGACCGCGAAAACCTCCCCGCGGGCGTCGAGATCATCGAAAGACTCTGA
- a CDS encoding UxaA family hydrolase — protein sequence MVEPDIMVRPAPRSVRMDPDDNLIVAVDAIERGVAAGGIVAADRIPRGHKMAVAAIEAGAPIVKFGQIIGFATVAIAPGTWLHEHNVGLRDFERNSRPAIDPTGRPPAAIEPPVTFAGFRRPDGRVGTRNYVGILSSVNCSATAARFMAEEIVRSGVLADFPNIDGVVPLVHGTGCAMDTEGEGFEVLKRTQWGYAANPNMAAVIMVGLGCEAFQIDRWKQAYGIVESDRFRSLTIQQTGGTRKTVEAGVAAIQDLLPLANQARREQVPASHLMLALQCGGSDGYSGMTANPALGIAADLLVAHGGTAILSETPEIYGAEHLLIQRAASPEIGERLIGLIRWWEDYAARHRGVMNNNPSPGNKAGGLTTILEKSLGAIAKGGSSPLAGVYRYAEPITRKGLVFMDTPGFDPVAATGQIAGGANVLAFTTGRGSAFGSKPTPSIKLATNTPMYMRMVDDMDVNCGDILDGVSIKQKGREIFEQILEVASGRRTKSEMLGYGDHEFVPWQIGATM from the coding sequence ATGGTTGAGCCCGACATCATGGTGCGGCCGGCGCCGCGCAGCGTTCGGATGGATCCGGACGACAATCTCATCGTCGCGGTCGACGCCATCGAGCGCGGCGTCGCGGCGGGGGGCATCGTCGCTGCCGATCGCATCCCGCGCGGCCACAAAATGGCGGTGGCAGCGATCGAGGCCGGCGCGCCGATCGTCAAATTCGGCCAGATCATCGGCTTCGCCACCGTCGCCATCGCGCCCGGCACCTGGCTGCACGAGCACAATGTCGGTCTCAGGGATTTCGAGCGCAACTCCCGACCGGCCATTGACCCAACCGGCCGGCCGCCAGCCGCCATCGAGCCGCCGGTCACCTTCGCGGGCTTCCGCCGCCCGGACGGCCGGGTCGGCACCCGCAACTATGTCGGCATATTAAGCTCGGTGAACTGCTCGGCCACCGCGGCACGGTTCATGGCGGAGGAGATCGTCCGCTCCGGGGTGCTGGCCGATTTTCCCAATATAGACGGCGTCGTTCCGCTGGTTCACGGCACCGGATGCGCCATGGACACCGAGGGCGAAGGCTTCGAGGTGCTGAAACGCACCCAGTGGGGCTATGCCGCGAACCCGAACATGGCCGCTGTCATTATGGTCGGCCTTGGCTGCGAGGCCTTCCAGATCGACCGCTGGAAGCAGGCCTATGGCATTGTCGAGAGCGACCGCTTCCGCAGCCTGACCATTCAGCAGACCGGCGGCACGCGGAAGACCGTGGAAGCCGGCGTCGCTGCCATCCAGGACCTGCTGCCGCTCGCCAATCAGGCGCGGCGCGAGCAGGTGCCGGCATCGCATCTGATGCTGGCGCTGCAATGTGGCGGCTCGGACGGCTATTCCGGCATGACCGCCAACCCGGCGCTGGGCATTGCCGCCGATCTGCTGGTTGCCCACGGCGGCACTGCGATCCTCTCCGAGACGCCGGAGATCTACGGGGCCGAGCATCTGCTGATACAGCGCGCGGCAAGCCCCGAGATCGGCGAGCGGCTGATCGGACTGATCCGCTGGTGGGAGGATTATGCCGCCCGCCATCGCGGCGTGATGAACAACAATCCGTCCCCCGGCAACAAAGCGGGCGGGCTCACCACCATTCTGGAGAAGTCGCTCGGGGCGATCGCCAAAGGCGGCAGTTCTCCGCTGGCCGGCGTCTATCGTTATGCCGAGCCGATCACCCGGAAGGGGCTGGTGTTCATGGATACGCCCGGCTTCGATCCGGTCGCCGCCACGGGCCAGATCGCCGGAGGCGCCAATGTGCTCGCCTTCACCACCGGGCGCGGTTCCGCCTTCGGCTCAAAGCCGACGCCCTCGATCAAGCTGGCGACCAATACGCCGATGTATATGCGGATGGTCGACGATATGGATGTCAATTGCGGCGACATCCTTGACGGCGTGTCGATCAAGCAGAAGGGCCGAGAGATCTTCGAGCAGATTCTGGAGGTTGCCTCAGGCCGCCGCACCAAATCCGAAATGCTCGGTTATGGCGACCATGAATTCGTGCCCTGGCAGATCGGCGCGACCATGTAG
- a CDS encoding amidohydrolase family protein: MSAASPLVIDAHQHFWDPSRASYPWMAGEAMAPLRRPYVPGDLAPLLAAAGVDATLLVQCRHEAAETEEFLALAAATPFVVGVVGWVDLEGPDVAGDIARLRTLPGGDRLVGLRHNVHDEPDPEWLERADVWRGLEAVFAAGLTFDLLVRSRELPAAIACVRQFPGGRFVLDHMAKPPIARGFDALWADRFRQIAAFGNVRCKISGLVTEATWADHSPATFEPYLALARDAFGARRLIFGSDWPVATLAADYATVKDIAARCFHDDPDAAKGLFADNAIAAYRLESRLRTPPCSETSP; this comes from the coding sequence ATGAGCGCCGCATCGCCCCTCGTCATCGATGCCCATCAGCATTTCTGGGATCCATCGCGGGCCAGCTACCCGTGGATGGCGGGCGAGGCGATGGCGCCGCTGCGCCGGCCCTATGTGCCTGGCGACCTGGCGCCGCTGCTCGCCGCTGCGGGGGTCGACGCCACCCTCCTCGTGCAGTGCCGTCACGAGGCGGCCGAGACCGAGGAGTTCCTGGCCCTTGCGGCGGCCACGCCTTTCGTCGTTGGCGTCGTTGGCTGGGTCGATCTTGAAGGACCCGATGTCGCCGGCGACATTGCCCGGTTGCGGACCCTGCCGGGCGGCGACCGCCTGGTCGGTCTGCGTCACAATGTGCACGACGAGCCTGATCCTGAATGGCTGGAGCGCGCGGACGTGTGGCGCGGGCTGGAGGCGGTGTTCGCCGCAGGACTCACGTTCGACCTGCTGGTGCGTTCCCGCGAGCTTCCCGCTGCGATCGCCTGTGTCCGCCAGTTCCCCGGAGGGCGTTTCGTGCTCGATCACATGGCGAAGCCGCCCATCGCGCGTGGCTTCGATGCGCTGTGGGCGGATCGCTTCAGGCAGATCGCAGCGTTCGGCAATGTCCGGTGCAAAATCTCGGGCCTGGTGACCGAGGCGACGTGGGCCGACCATTCGCCAGCGACGTTCGAGCCCTATCTGGCCCTCGCGCGCGACGCCTTCGGTGCGCGACGGCTCATCTTCGGCTCCGACTGGCCGGTGGCGACCCTCGCGGCCGACTATGCCACGGTCAAGGACATCGCCGCCCGATGCTTCCACGACGATCCTGACGCCGCGAAAGGCCTGTTCGCCGACAATGCGATCGCCGCCTATCGCCTCGAATCCCGGCTTCGCACCCCTCCCTGCAGCGAGACATCCCCATGA
- the cas8c gene encoding type I-C CRISPR-associated protein Cas8c/Csd1, with the protein MSILSSLVQAYERLPDAPPFGFSVEKIGFLISLNEDGSVAHVVDLRDGAGKKKVARLLPVPASFKRPGITPRSFFLWDNTAYVLGVSANEAKGAEARHQAFYDLHMELLEETDDEGLIALRNFISAWSPDDFVKLGWPEEMKDQNIVFALERERRDRLLHQREAAKAIWERRFADGERTQAVCLVTGQVAPIARLHPAIKGVWGGQVAGGSIVSFNLDAFTSYGHEQGDNAPVSEAAAFAYTTALNRFLERDSGHRIQIGDASVVFWADASDIAAASEAESLFAAFIDPGAEDAAASKTVGIQLARIRAGEHLAQVAPDLEAGVRFYVLGLAPNAARLSIRFFFEDSFGALTRNYQRFVSDMHIEPAPRDGYPPLWRYLRETALLGKSENVPPNLAGEWMRSVLGGTRYPLTLLATVLTRVRADGEVNALRTGILKAILVRNYNREAPVALDPSNRDRGYLLGRLFAAYEQAQNAALGGKVNATIKDKFYGSASAQPRKVFSLLDKGSANHLSKVGKQSPGRRVNLEKVIGGIMEAMEPGDDPFPPTLSAEEQALFGLGYYHQRNEFFKKPVDAADTGETAE; encoded by the coding sequence ATGAGCATCCTCTCCTCCCTCGTCCAAGCCTATGAGCGCCTGCCGGACGCGCCGCCCTTCGGCTTTTCCGTGGAGAAGATCGGCTTTCTCATTTCCTTGAACGAGGACGGCTCGGTCGCCCATGTGGTGGACCTGCGTGACGGCGCGGGAAAGAAGAAGGTGGCAAGGCTGCTTCCTGTGCCGGCATCCTTCAAGCGCCCCGGTATTACGCCCCGCTCCTTTTTCCTTTGGGACAACACAGCATACGTTCTCGGGGTCAGCGCAAACGAAGCGAAGGGCGCAGAGGCTCGACACCAAGCTTTTTACGACCTCCATATGGAGTTGCTGGAAGAGACGGATGATGAAGGTCTGATCGCTCTCCGCAATTTTATTTCGGCTTGGAGCCCGGATGACTTTGTAAAACTGGGCTGGCCTGAAGAGATGAAGGACCAGAATATCGTTTTCGCGCTTGAGCGAGAGCGAAGAGACCGGCTCTTACACCAGAGGGAAGCCGCCAAAGCGATTTGGGAGCGGCGCTTCGCCGATGGTGAGCGCACGCAAGCTGTGTGTCTGGTCACCGGACAGGTTGCTCCCATTGCTCGGCTTCATCCAGCCATCAAGGGCGTTTGGGGTGGTCAAGTGGCCGGCGGTTCAATCGTCTCCTTCAACCTCGACGCCTTCACCTCCTATGGCCATGAGCAGGGCGACAATGCCCCGGTCTCCGAGGCCGCCGCCTTCGCCTACACCACCGCTCTGAACCGCTTCCTGGAAAGGGACAGCGGCCACCGCATCCAGATCGGCGATGCCTCGGTGGTGTTCTGGGCGGATGCGTCCGACATCGCCGCCGCAAGCGAGGCCGAGAGCCTGTTCGCCGCCTTTATCGACCCCGGCGCGGAGGATGCGGCGGCCAGCAAGACGGTCGGCATCCAGCTGGCCCGCATTCGCGCGGGCGAGCATCTCGCGCAGGTCGCTCCGGACCTTGAGGCCGGCGTGCGCTTTTACGTCCTCGGGCTGGCGCCCAACGCAGCCCGGCTGTCGATCCGCTTCTTCTTCGAGGACAGTTTCGGCGCGCTGACCCGCAACTATCAGCGCTTCGTCTCCGACATGCACATCGAGCCGGCGCCGCGTGACGGTTACCCGCCGCTGTGGCGCTATCTGCGCGAGACGGCGTTGCTCGGCAAATCCGAGAATGTTCCGCCCAATCTCGCCGGCGAATGGATGCGCTCTGTTCTGGGCGGCACGCGCTATCCGCTGACGCTGCTCGCCACCGTGCTGACACGGGTCCGCGCCGATGGCGAGGTGAACGCCCTACGCACTGGCATTCTCAAGGCAATCCTTGTTCGCAACTACAACCGGGAGGCTCCCGTGGCGCTCGACCCGAGCAACAGAGATCGAGGCTACCTGCTGGGCCGGCTCTTCGCCGCCTATGAACAGGCGCAGAATGCCGCCCTCGGCGGCAAGGTGAACGCCACCATCAAGGACAAATTCTATGGATCGGCCTCGGCCCAGCCGCGGAAGGTCTTTTCCCTGCTGGATAAAGGTTCGGCCAACCACCTGTCGAAGGTGGGCAAGCAGTCGCCGGGGCGCCGGGTAAACCTGGAGAAGGTGATCGGCGGCATCATGGAAGCAATGGAGCCGGGAGACGATCCCTTCCCCCCGACGCTTTCCGCTGAAGAGCAGGCCCTGTTCGGCCTCGGCTACTACCACCAGCGCAACGAATTCTTCAAGAAACCCGTCGATGCCGCAGACACCGGGGAGACCGCGGAATGA
- the cas5c gene encoding type I-C CRISPR-associated protein Cas5c — protein MAYGIRLKVWGDYACFTRPEMKVERVSYDVMTPSAARGILEAIHWKPAIRWVVDAIHVLEPIRFQSIRRNEVGSKAPAGKIKSAMKRGDLEGLSLLVDEDRQQRASTVLVKPAYVIAAHFELTGKAGADDNVGKHLDTFNRRAARGQCFHQPCLGTREFAAHFELIAPDAPLPPAISESRDLGFMLWDIDHQAPDRPSLFFRATLEAGVIQVPAPDSAEIRR, from the coding sequence GTGGCGTACGGTATCCGTCTGAAGGTGTGGGGTGACTACGCCTGCTTCACCCGGCCCGAGATGAAAGTCGAACGGGTTTCCTATGATGTCATGACGCCCTCCGCGGCGCGCGGCATTCTCGAGGCGATCCATTGGAAGCCGGCGATCCGCTGGGTGGTGGATGCCATCCATGTGCTGGAGCCGATCCGCTTCCAGTCCATCCGCCGCAACGAGGTGGGCAGCAAGGCCCCGGCGGGCAAGATCAAGAGCGCGATGAAGCGCGGCGATCTGGAGGGCCTGAGCCTTCTGGTGGACGAGGATCGCCAGCAGCGTGCGTCCACCGTGCTGGTGAAACCGGCCTATGTGATCGCGGCGCATTTCGAACTGACAGGCAAGGCCGGCGCCGACGACAATGTCGGCAAGCATCTCGACACGTTCAACCGGCGCGCCGCGCGCGGCCAGTGCTTCCACCAGCCCTGCCTCGGCACCCGCGAATTCGCCGCCCACTTCGAGCTGATCGCGCCCGACGCCCCCCTGCCCCCGGCCATTTCCGAAAGCCGGGATCTCGGCTTCATGCTGTGGGACATCGACCATCAGGCGCCCGATCGCCCCTCGCTGTTCTTTCGCGCCACACTCGAAGCGGGCGTGATCCAGGTGCCGGCACCGGACTCCGCGGAGATCCGCCGATGA
- a CDS encoding aldo/keto reductase — protein sequence MPLATETERLGPTGLRITRLGLGTAPLGGLYEPVSDEAAEATIARAWDLGLRFFDTAPQYGNGLSERRLGAFLAGKPRESYVLCTKVGRLLRRPARPVGEDAYYKGTPPERPVFDFSYDGVMRSFEESLERLGTGRIDVLHIHDPDDHYDEAVAGAYRALDRLRSDGVIGAVGAGMNQSEMLASFARAGRFDCFLLAGRYTLLEQGAVKDFLPLCQQQGVGVIIGGVYNSGILANPALGAKFNYVDADPALIARALDLEAVCARHGVPLKAAAIQFPAAHPAVASILTGARNAAEIDENEALFRHPIPAALWEELRALGLIDPAAPTP from the coding sequence AACAGAACGCCTCGGCCCAACCGGGCTCCGCATCACCCGACTGGGGCTCGGCACGGCGCCGCTGGGCGGCCTCTACGAACCCGTGAGCGACGAGGCCGCAGAAGCGACGATCGCCCGGGCCTGGGACCTCGGGCTGCGCTTCTTCGACACGGCTCCGCAATATGGCAACGGGCTCTCCGAGCGCCGGCTGGGTGCCTTTCTCGCGGGCAAGCCGCGTGAGAGCTATGTGCTCTGCACCAAGGTCGGAAGGCTCCTGCGCCGCCCGGCGCGGCCGGTGGGCGAGGATGCCTATTACAAGGGAACGCCGCCGGAGCGGCCCGTCTTCGATTTCAGCTATGACGGGGTGATGCGCTCGTTCGAGGAGAGCCTGGAGCGGCTCGGTACGGGTCGGATCGACGTTCTGCACATCCACGATCCCGACGATCACTATGATGAGGCGGTGGCCGGTGCTTACCGCGCGCTCGACCGGTTGCGCAGCGACGGCGTCATCGGCGCGGTCGGCGCCGGCATGAACCAGAGCGAGATGCTGGCCAGCTTCGCCCGTGCCGGCCGCTTCGATTGCTTCCTGCTCGCCGGCCGCTACACGCTGCTGGAGCAGGGAGCCGTCAAGGACTTCTTGCCGTTGTGCCAGCAGCAGGGCGTCGGCGTCATCATCGGCGGCGTCTACAATAGCGGAATATTGGCGAACCCCGCGCTTGGGGCCAAGTTCAACTATGTCGACGCCGACCCGGCTCTCATCGCCCGGGCGCTCGATCTTGAAGCGGTCTGTGCCCGCCACGGCGTCCCCCTGAAGGCCGCCGCGATCCAGTTCCCCGCCGCCCATCCGGCGGTCGCATCCATCCTCACCGGCGCCCGCAACGCGGCCGAGATCGACGAGAACGAAGCTCTGTTCCGCCATCCCATACCGGCGGCGTTGTGGGAAGAACTGCGCGCGCTAGGCCTGATCGACCCGGCGGCGCCAACGCCATGA
- a CDS encoding CRISPR-associated endonuclease Cas1, whose protein sequence is MCSTPWRTRAGPARRAAFVGRWRCRWLNIASVADRLALSLINRRQLRASDFELRDAGAVFLSDEARKKVLTAWQERKKDERQHPFLEEKAPLGLTPYLQAQMLARHLRGDLDAYPPWFWK, encoded by the coding sequence ATGTGCTCCACGCCGTGGCGGACAAGGGCGGGGCCCGCAAGGCGCGCGGCGTTCGTCGGGCGATGGCGCTGCCGCTGGCTGAACATCGCCAGCGTCGCCGACCGGCTCGCCCTTTCGCTCATCAATCGACGGCAGCTGCGGGCGAGCGATTTCGAGCTGCGGGACGCCGGCGCCGTGTTTCTTTCCGATGAAGCGCGCAAAAAGGTTCTGACGGCATGGCAGGAACGAAAGAAGGATGAACGCCAGCACCCCTTTCTGGAGGAGAAGGCACCGCTCGGCCTGACGCCCTATCTCCAGGCACAGATGCTGGCGCGGCATCTGCGCGGCGATCTGGATGCCTACCCGCCCTGGTTCTGGAAATAG